In the bacterium genome, GTGAAAATAGATGATATCACTAATAAAATATAATCCAAATGGAATGGCCAGGATAAAAATCCTACGCATCTCACGCCACTTAATGGACACGAATTTGATCTCAATTTTACTAAATAAAATACTCGTGGCGATCGGCAGCGTTATCAATCCACCGAAAACATATCCGGATATTAATCCCGCTGGTGAACGAACACCCATTAGCAACATAACCCCGATAATCAAAAAAACCAGGATCATATAGATCATCATAACATAAGACACATAGTTCATTTTTTCATGTCCGCCAAAAAACGCGGTCACAAATTCTACCAACAAACGCAAAACCGCCGCCGCACCACCAATATACAGCGCCAGGCGCACATGCCCGGGATAAAATATGTGACTCATCCCGACCAATACGATCATCCCCACCGCTGAAATGATTAGTTTTAAAACCAATCCATGCACAAAAAGTGTCGAAACTTGTGATCGTTGCTTGGCAATCTCATGGGTGGTTAAAAAAGTCGTCCCAAAATCCGCGACCACCCGAAAAATACCACTAATCGTTATTGCCAAGGCATAGACGCCAAATGTCTCCACCGCCAGAACGCGGGCAATAACAATGGTCAGAAACATAAGTAAAAAACCGCGAATGCACCGATCCAATATTAAAAAGAGAGAATTTTTTGCAACCAAGGCAAGGCGACTCACTTTCGAGAGCCTTGTAAAGAGTCGCTGTTTATTTTACGATGAACAATAATCATGGACGGTAGAATCCCAAAAAGGGTATAAAAAAGAAACGGCACACGTGTATTTGCCACCATATCCGTCCCCCATATGATAACCGCCAAAATACCAAAAATATTTGCCACCAAGCACTTCACAATTACTTTATCCTGAACTTCACGAATCATCCGGCTTCCATGATATCCATAAGTTATCAGCATGAACCAAAAAAGCAAAAATGCCGCCAATCCCAACAGCCCCATTTTAAGCCACAGATGTAAATAGGTATTATGAACAATATTAGGATTAATGCCCTGACCGCCAAAGCGACTGGTTTTAACCCGCCTAAACCCATGACCAAAACCACCGCCGAATAAAGGTTTTTCTTTGATAGCTAAAAAAGCATCATACATATCATACAGATGAAAATAATTAGTATCAGTACGGGTACTGACAAATGATGCCAGGCGCCCGCGAACACTTTCCGCCTTCTCACCTCCTAAACCGCTAAACACCCAAAAGAACATTCCTGCCAAAATTAAGAACATGGCAATAAAAAATTTTATTTTTTGTCTGAGTTGAAAAGTAAAAAAAACAAGGACCAGCGAAATGCCAAACTGTACCCATGCATTCCTGCGCAAAGAAAAAATCACACTAAACATCATCGGTAGACAGGCAATTAATTTTACCCAGGTCTGTAATAAAACCGGACGGCGGGAAAAAAATTCAGCAACAGCCAAAACACTTAAAACCGCAAACAACATGTTTTCCGCCGAATCCCAAAAAACCACTTGGGACTTCAACGTAGCATGTATCGGCCCTTTCCCCATCAAATACAGCAACACACCCTGGCAGGCTCGTAGAAAAGCTAAAATATAAATCCAATTAAGAAATCTCAGAATCCTTTTTCGTGTTGTCAAAATATTGGGAACCAATAAAATCATCAGCATGGCGAAAAAAAAAGACCGCCACTCGCCATAGCCGAAAGCCGATTTGAGTGTCGCACCGCCCATATACCCGCGAAAAGCGGAAAACACAACTAAAACTAAAAACAGAATAATCCCGCCCGTAAACGGTGGTAAATAAAATTTCCCCTTCCCCAGAATTTTTTTATTGATCAGAGAAATACTAAAAAAACAGATAACGATCAGCTCGGTCAAATGCAGATTAAAAATATCCATGCGGTAGAGTGTCCAGGCCCCAGCCATATCCGGATGCCAACCTTCACGAAAAAAAACCAGGCTTGCGACTAAAACAATTAATCCCAAATAGGGTTTGTACCAATAACTCAATACGGCAACACACAAAATGCCGAGAAATATAATATGTTCCATGGCCCTTATCCTTACCTATCCGAACTACCGCCGATTTCTTAGGGTGGCTTCCTTATACAGAATCAAAAAAACCGATGCCCCCAGGCTAAGAGCCAAGCCAAGTGCGATCAGCGCAATCGACCAAACCGGATCATATGCGGGTGTCCCATCAGCTTCAAGAAAGCTGGAAGGAAATACAATTTTCTCTTCATAAAGACTTTGAATTTCATTCAAATCAAGTTTTTGTATCCATAATTCATCACGTCGTTTTAAAAGAACGCTTTGCCCGTTGGCATCCAATGCCCAAAGCGCATCCTTATTTTTCCCCCGTTTTTCCAGAATAATAATCTCGTTTTCCATCTGTTCGATACGGTTATTTAATATCTCAATATCCTTTAAAAGCTTATTATTATATTTACTAAACTCATTTCCATGCTCTTTTAAAAGAAATACTTTAAACGTCTCTGCTTCTTGGGTTACATTTTTCTTATTGAATCCTTTAAATGTCGTCTTGATGACCGACGACGGCGAAAGCGAAACCACATGCCTAATCTTGTAAATAGAACTCAGGCGCTCTACCAATGACGAAGGATGCTCGATAAACTTAGGCAGCACCCCTTCGTTGGAGTAGCCGGCAATTTTCCCGACCCGAAAATAAGTATCCACTGTATATCGTTTAGGTCCCAAAATTACGCCCAGCGCGGTCAGCGACATAACGATTACAAAAATTTTAAAAATCGTTTTACGGTATTTCCAAAACACCTCAAGATAATCATTTAATTCCGCTTCATGTTCAATCATATTTTTCCAGGTATCCTTTCTAATAATTCACTCAGCGATTTTTCAAATACCACGCAATGGTCTCTTTCAACCCCTGCTCAAATTCCGTCTTAGACTCAAAATCAAATAGCGCTTTGGCCCGACTCGTATCCAAACAACGCCGCGGCTGGCCGTTTGGTTTGTCTTTGTCCCAGACAATCTTTCCTTCAAATCCCGTCAAACGGGCGATCAGGGTTACCAGATCTTTAATGGAGATCTCTCTGCCCGACCCCAAATTGACCGGCTGATCACCATCGTACTTCTGGGTTGCCAGCACAATTCCCCGTGCTGCATCCCCGGCATAAAGAAACTCGCGTGTCGGCGAACCATCTCCCCAGACAACAATTTCCTTTTCGCCTTTTTCCTTGGCCTCAACACACTTTTTAATCAACGCAGGAATAACATGAGATGATTTTGGATCAAAATTATCCCTGGGACCGTACAGGTTAACCGGTAATAAGAAAATACTGTTAAATCCATACTGCTGCCGATAGGCCTGCGACTGGACCAAAAGCATTTTCTTGGCCAATCCATAAGGTGCATTGGTTTCTTCCGGATAGCCAATCCAAAGATCATCTTCTTTGAAAGGAACCGGTGTAAATTTGGGATACGCACAAATGGTACCGATTGCGGTAAACTTTTCGACCTGATACTGCCGTGCCATTTCCATCAATTGGACACCCATCATGAGGTTATCATAGAAATATTTTCCCGGATTTTCCAGATTTGCCCCAATACCGCCCACAACCGCGGCCAAATGGATCACAGTATGCGGTTTGACCTGTTCATACATCCGCTTAATGTCTTCTGCTTTGGTAAGATCAAAATCCTCTATTTTCGGAACAACTATTTGTTCGCAATTGTAATTAGAAAGCTCTTTTAGAAGATGAGAGCCTAAAAATCCCGCACCACCAGTGACAATCACTCGTTTTCCATTTAAATACTCCATATTGATACCTCCTACATATATATAAAAAAATATTTATATCAAAATTGTACAATTCTGTCAAAATAAATGGACCTGTTTTTCACTTTACCTGTCCGCGCCAATAATCCAATGTGTTTTCAAGGGTTTTTCGTAATTTCATTTTTGGTTTCCAGCCGGTCTCCCTGGCAACTTTCGCAATTGATCCAACTTTACGCTTTTTTTCATTGCGGATTTTGCTCTGCTGGACATTCACCTTAATCTTTAAAGACGAGAGCGCGATCAAGATCTCCAGCAACCGGCTCACGGTAATGCCTTTTCCGCTTCCCAGATTGTAAACCTCGCCTGGCTTGCCTGATTCGAGCAACGACCAATAGCCGGCAACAATATCCCGCACATCCGAAAAATCCCGGATAACCTCAGTATTCCCCACTTGCATACTTGCTTGCCGGCCCTTCTCAATCATGGCAATCTGGTAAGAAAAATCAGCTGCCACAAACCCCCTGGCTTGCCTGGGTCCGATATGATTGAATGGCCGGGTACGGATGACTTGAAGTCCATAATTTTTAAAATATGCCCGTCCCATCAGGTCCTGACAGACTTTGGAAACCGCATAGGGTGTCTCAGGATTCAAGGGATGGGTTTCCCTGATGGTCATAACCGGAGGGTTAATACTGCCATATTCATCCGCACTGCCCACCACTAAAACCCGGGTGTGTTTATCCAACCGACGTGCGGCTTCAAGTACATGAAGATTGCCGAGCACATTCACCTGAAGGGTCTGATCCGGTGCCTGGCGCGAATGACTGGGACTGCTCTGACCGGCCAAATGAAAAATCCAGCGCGGGCGCACTTTTGCCACCAGCCGCGCAACTGCCTTGGCATCCGTAATATCCGCGCGATGGACCTTGGCGGCTTTTGCAGCCTGCAGGTTATCCAATCCCGCCCCCGGCAGTGCCGTACCGTGGACCTCGGCTTTTTTAGCCAAGGCATATTCAGCCAAATGGCTGCCCACAAATCCCTCCATGCCTGTGATCAATATTCTCATTGCATTCCTTCCCTTTGGGTTGATTCTCGGGAAACCTTCAACATGGAAACATTCATCTGTACGGCAAATATCCAACCGACAATAAACGTTAAAATATACTGTAACATATGAAACGTGAATCCCACGCCCAAAGCAACTTCTTTCTCCACACCAAAAGGCTTGAGTGCAAGAATCACCATAAATTCAAACACCCCCAACCCGCCGGGAGAAGAAGGTATCATGAGTCCAAAATTAAGAACCACAATTAAAAAAATCGCCGCCAGAAAAGAGAGATTCAGCCCCAAGGCCAGGAAACAAAAATAAACCACCGTAATCCAGGTCAGCCATATGATAAGTCCGAGCACTAAAACCCTCATCAATTGCGGGAAGCTATCCAGAAGTTTCAGTCCGCCTAAAAATTTCCCGAATTGCTTGTGGATCCAAACACCGACCCCGCCGGGCAGACGTTCCAGGGGTTTTTCAATCCACTCAATCAGATGCCCGCCGAAACGGTGATTCAAAACCAGAACCAAAGCAAAAACCAATCCAAAACCCGCCAAAATCAACCCGGATAATTTAAGCCAACCTTCAAAGGGTATAAAAAACATCATAAGCACGAAATAAAATAATAGAGAAAAAAGGTCCACACCACGCTCAATCACAACCGTGGCCACAGATATCCCGGCCGGTAAATTTTCTTTCTTTCCCAACAGCCAGATACGGACTACCTCCCCGAGACGCAAGGGGAGAAGATTGTTGGCAAAATACCCTAAGGTCATAATGCGAAACAAGTTCCACATGTTGGTGGGATATTGATGGAGCAACTGGCGCCAAATTAAAACCCTCAAAAAATAAGTGACAAAAATCAGGATCCCGGCCAACGCCACCCAGAATAAATTAATATTGACAAAAGTATTGAGCAGCTTCCCGAAATCAATATTATGCAATGCCAATCCCACAAACACGAGACTAATGACAATCCCAATCGCAATCTTGAAATACTTTCCCAAAGAAGAACCTTGCTTACCTAATTTTTCTGAATTCATTTTATATCGCTCCAGTCCAAACAAATCACACGATTGCTAAATCGTCCTAAGCACTTATTTTTTAATAAAAACCGGTACTGTCTCCACGCGTCCAAGCCCGCTTTGACGATACCCTTTCCTACTATCCTACCTTCACTGATGGTGCGTTTTTTTATTTAAAAATAAGTGCTTAGGACGACTCAATTCATTACTGTGTTTTTTTCTAAAAGCGTAAAATTTTATTCAAACATTTCCCTTCGTTGTGTGCATGCGTAAATCAGTGCCTGCCCCAAATTCCAGAGTGGATTTTCCCGAAGAACTTGCTGCGCCTTTTCCGTCTTGAGACCGCTATTAAGCGGCCTGGGAGCACGCTGTCCCAATTCCGAGGTAGCTACCATGCGCACACAATTAGGGTCCTGTCCCAGCCCCGAAACAATCTGCCTGGCCCAAGCTGCCTTGCTCACCCGGGACAGACCCGCCAAATGATAAATCCCTGTGCATTGACGCTCAATCAACTCTCCCAAAGCGGCGGCCAAATTCCCCGCCTCAATCGGATTGCCCAGCTGATCATCCGGCACTGTAATGGGTTCGCCTTTGTCCAACCGTTGGCTGATTTGCATAAAAAAATTCATAGAACCGGGTAAATAAGAAAAAATAAACATAGGCCGGATAATCAAATGATTAGCAACCGTATTTCGCACAATCATCTCGCCTTGCAATTTTGTCTTACCATAGACCGAGAGCGGATAGGGTTTATCCTCCTCAGCGTATGGCCCCTCCACACCATCAAAAACATAATCCGTGGAAAAATAAGCCATGCCGGCATTCATTGCTTTGCAGACATTGGCCACGTTTTCCGTGCCCTTCACATTAATCCGCTCAGCTGCCTCAGGGAGTTCTTCACAGCGATCCACGTGAGTCATTGCTGCGGTCAAAATAACATAGTCCGGCCGGACCTCTTTTAAGTGCTGTTCAACTGCATTGAGATCACATATATCCACTTGCTGCAAACCATCCATGCCTTGCAAAGCCGTCCCAATAACCTCATGCCGCGCTGAAAGTTTGCGGAGTAAAAACGTTCCCACCTGACCCTCTGCACCCATAACAACAATTTTCATAAATAATTAACCCTGCCAGGTTTTCCAGGGACTATTCCCTTTTTCCCACATTGTATTGAGCCGTTCAACATCTTTGAATGTATCCATGCATGCCCAAAATCCTTCATGCTGATAAACCGCCAACTGTTTTTCTTCAGCCAATTGGCGCAAAGGCGCTTCTTCCAGCACGGTATCATCCTCAAGATAATCAAAAATACGTTTATCAAAAACAAAGAATCCGCCATTGATCAGGCCTGCCAAAAAAGGTTTTTCCTTAAAAGAGCTCACCAATCCATCTTCAGACTCGAGTACGCCAAATGGCGAAGAGGGATGGACCCCGGTCAGCGTCGCAATTTTACCATGGTGTTTATGAAATGAGACCAAGGCACCAATATCCACATCCGAAACACCGTCACCATAGGTGACTAAAAATGTGTCCTCTTGAATATATTTTTCCATCCGCTTGATACGCCCTCCGGTCGGTATTTTCAGACCTGTATCAGCAAAGGTGACACGCCAGTCTTCGGGGGGATGATCAAAATGGATGATTTTTTCCTGCTTGGCCTTTAAATCCAGAGTGAAATCATTGCTCATCCAATCAAAATTCATAAAATACTCTTTGATCATGCTGCCCTTGTACCCCAATGCCAGTGCAAAATCAGTCATGCCATAGCGGGCATAGTGCTTCATGATATGCCAAAGAATCGGCATACCGCCAATCTCGACCAGCGGTTTGGGCTTGTATTCCGTCTCCTCACGCAGCCGCGTACCGGTTCCACCGCATAAAATAATGGTTTTCATCAATCCCCCCCCTGTGCGGGTTATTTAATTTTCAATGGTAGTAGCAACAATCAACTATCCTCTGCCTATTTTTGCCTTTTATAAAAATAAAACCGTCCATCGGCCCGTTTTCTCAGCGATAGTGACCTCAAGCCCAAGGGCGAACACTAATTCTGTACCTATGAATAAATATAATATTTGGGGATTAATTACAATCTAGCAATCAGCATAATGTAGTATCCGACAAACACTGTTAAAACTGAAATTATTGAATGAACTATATACATCAAATATTCTGTCTTTAAATTTTTATAACTGATTTTTACAAATAAATATGCAATAAGCAACCGGGACATCACTGTAAGCAAAATAAACAGTAATGTCTTTGTTGGAATATAGAAGAAAAACAATCCAAGCGCACCTGTTAAAAAATGAAAATATTCCCAAACATTTGTGAATAATCGATTGCCAAAGTCAAATATTAATGTCGCTCCCAAGGGAATTAGTACTGTAAGAAGTAAATGAATGACATTTATTTTAATTTTATTTTGATTATTCATCAAATTCATCCTCTGCGCTTTCTTTTTACTATTTCGCCCTCAACGGCAATAATAACCTATCTTTCATTGTAGATGGATCATCAGGGCTATTACCCCATAAGTAATATGGAACCAAATCCAAAACAAGATGCCCAAACCAATTATCCTTGGGAGAACCAAAATTATATGTTCCCATATTAAGCGAATCTGCAACTAATTTACCATCTTTATACACACCTTCCATTTCTCCATCTAGAGAGCTATATTTTAAATTATTTGCATTACTTATTCCTTGAGTATGATATATTTTTAATTCTCCCGGAAATTCAATCCAGTCTTCCGGGATGTCTCCTTCATATTCCGGAACATCATTATTTTCATTTCTATTATAATGCGCATTTCGCGCATCCTTCAAAATAATTTCGTCCATTATTGCAAGCACTATTTCATTCACTGGTTCAGTAACTGTTTTTAAGTTTCTCGGATCAATGATTGTTTTTGCGATGCCTGTTAAAATATCTGTTGCAGAAATATCAATATTATATTTTCCGAGTATTTCTTCTATGGTTTCGGCTAACGTTTTCTCGATATCATCAAAATCATCCTTCCCATCTTCTTCTGATTTCTTTGGTTTTTCTCGTTTTTTTTCTTTTTTAGCCGGGTAATCCATTTCCTCTGGTTTTGTTCTGGCTGGCTGGGCTTTTTTTCCTCTCGGCCTTGGCCATTTAGATTCAGCGCTAATCGCACCGGTTCCTTTGTCCGCCCCCAGTCGCTTGAAGGGGCCACGCTCCATCATTTTGAAATAGGGTATTTTTTCTCTTACAGATATGGAGAGCTGCTTATTTTTATTAGTAAATATTCCAAATGCCGATAAGGTGTAAAAAAATTGTTCAAAATCAAGCACACTCTGCCTTGGATCATTTAAAGGCCCGGAGGAAAAATCACCCCCGCCTTTACCACCATAAACAGGCCCCGCGATTCTTTCTTGATAGATATAATTTACTTTTCTATCAAAATCAAATATAAAGTTAATGACTACATCCGGCTTGATGCCGGCATTTGTTTGATCGTTTTGAAATAATTCTGACATCATTTGCATGGCGACCTCACGCGACCCCAACAACAAACAGGCATCATTCATGGTCGCTTTAAAGGGACATGCAATAATAACAGCGGGTAAATTTTTCAGAACCCCCATCCGCTTGGAAGCTTGGTTCACTCGCAGTGTCATGATTGCATCACCGCTCACAACACGTCTGTACTCCGGCGATTTACATTTTTTTAATTTATTTTTTGTATCTTCCTCCATGGATTTTATCTGATTTCCCATATTGGTACCCGCATAGATTTTCCTGGTAGCCGCTTCCAATTCCGACTGTGCTTTATCTATTTCTTTCTGATTAACTGTTTTTTTGTAGACCATATTTTTTAATTGAATATCATACCCGATTTTTATATCCCTCTGCCTTGTATGCAACACACCATTCAAGTGACCTGATGTCATTTTCATGGATTTTACTATTTCATATTTTTCTTCCGGAACCGGATATTCCTTTTTTAACTTCATTATTTTCCCAAGGTGGCCCAGCTGGCTTCGCAGCATTTTTTTTAATGCTTCGTCCTGTTGTTGATCAGCCAAAACAAGCGAATTGAAAGACAAGATGGTAAGTAAAGTGATAATAAACGCAATTGGAATCATCCTCTTGTTTTCTTTTTTTCTTACCGGATTTGCATTAAGCATTTATTTCTTCTCCGTTTTTATTGTTCCTTGTCACAGCAGTCAAGATTAATCAAACATCCTGTTCACGAGCCCTTCGGATTTCCTACAGCACCACGGGGTGCTCTTTTTTATACTTAATCTCAGCACGGACGCGTTCCAGATCAGCATCCACCATCAGCTTAATCATCTGCTCAAAGCTGACTTCCGGCTTCCATTTGAGCTCTTTCCGGGCTTTTTTGGGACTTCCCAAAAGCAGATCGACTTCCGCCGGACGGATAAATTTTGAATTAATACGCACATATTTCTTCCAATCCAGCCCCACATGCTTGAATGCAATAGTCAACATTTCCTTCACAGTGTGTGTCTCTCCGGTAGCCACCACATAATCTTTGGGCTGTTTTTGCTGGAGCATCATCCACATGGCACGCACATAGTCGCCGGCAAAACCCCAGTCGCGCTTGGCATCCAGTTTTCCCATCTGCAAAGTGCTTTGCACACCCAGCTTGATGCGCGCCACAGCATCCGTAACCTTGCGGGTCACAAATTCCTTACCCCGCCGGGGGGATTCATGGTTGAACAAAATACCGGAAACCGCAAAGAGGTTATAACTTTCCCGGTAGTTGACGGTAATAAAATGACCGTACACCTTGGCCACACCATAGGGACTGCGCGGGTAAAAGGGCGTTGCCTCTGTCTGAGGAACTTCCTGAACCTTGCCGAACATTTCCGAGGAACTGGCCTGATAAAAGCGTATTTTCGGGTCCACCGCGCGGATACCTTCCAGCATGCGGGTCACGCCCAAAGCTGTAAACTCGCCGGTTAAAAGCGGCTGGTCCCATGACGTGGGCACAAACGACTGGGCTGCCAAATTATAGACTTCATGCGGTTTGAACTTCTTCAACGCCGTGAGAATGGACATCTGATCGAGCAAATCCACCTCAACCAGCGTAATCTTATTCTTCAGATGCTCGATACGCTCAAAATTTTCAGTTGAATTGCGGCGCACGGCCCCGCAAACAGAATATCCCTTGGAAAGCAAAAGCTCAGCCAGATAGCTCCCATCCTGTCCTGTGACGCCGGTAATCAGTGCGCGCCGCTTGGTTTTCTTAACTGTTTTTTTTGTCATTAAATAACTCCCTCCCCGACTATTGTCATACCTGAATATTTTTTATTATTCCTACCACTGTTGTCAAAATTAATCAAACATCGTATTTGCTAATCGCCCTGTTATAAAGCCGGTCAGAATACTTGTTTTTTTAAAGAAAAACCGATACTGTCACCGCACAACCAAGTAAGCTTTGACGATCCGACCCACGAAGGCTATACCTTTACTGATGATGCGTTTTTTTCTTTAAAAAAACAAGTGTTCTGACCGGTTATATCACTGGATAAAAATAATTTCAAACCAACTATTTTTTCGTACGCTGACGGCCCATATATTGTTTCTCATAGTATTTTAAATAATCTCCTGATTTCAGCGGTTCCCACCAGGTCTGATTTGTCAAATACCATTGCACGGTATGCGCCATGGCCTCACGAAACGACCACTGCGTATTCCAGCCCAAGGTACGGGTTTTTTTCATATTCAATGCATAGCGCCGGTCATGCCCCGGACGATCCGGAACTTTTTTGATAAGGGCCTGGGGTTTGTTCAACAACTTTAAGATCAATCGGGTAATTTCCCGATTGGTACGCGTATTTCCCGCGCCGATATTATAAATTTCACCTGGGTTGCCTTTTTCCAAAACATGATCCAAACCCAGACAATTGTCCTCCACATAAATCCAATCCCGCATATTCAGCCCGTCGCCGTAAAGCGGAAGCGGTTTGCCCTCAATCGCATTGGTGACAAAAAGCGGGATCAATTTCTCCGGATACTGCCGCGGACCAAAATTATTTGAGGAACGTGTAATGATTACCGGCAGACCATAGGTATGCCGGTAGGCCAGCACCTGCAAATCCCCGCCTGCTTTGGATGCCGAATACGGACTGGATGGCTGCAATGGATCGCTCTCGCGAAACCCGCCCTTTTCGATTGAACCGTAAACCTCATCAGTCGAGATCTGTAAAAACCGCTTTACTTTGTATTTACGCACAGCTTCCAAAAGCGTTTGCGTACCCAAAACATCGGTGCGCGCAAAATCTTCCGGCGAAAGAATGGACCGGTCCACATGGGTCTCGGCCGCAAAATTGACAATGCAATCAATCCGATGGGCCTTTACCACCCGATCAACCAGCTTAGCATCGCAGATATCGCCTTTTACAAATTTAAAACGTGTATTTTTTTTCGCATCCTTCAGATTGGCGGGATTGCCGGCATAGGTCAACTTGTCAAGTACCACCACCCAATCCCGGGGATATTTTTTCAAACGGAGGTCGGTATAATGAGAACCAATAAATCCCGCACCCCCGGTCACCAATACGCGCATTGCCTGACCTACCTTTTATTTTTTTTCTCGTTACGGGCCATCAGATTTGCTTCGAACCAGGAATCGATTGACTCCCCGGCATCCGCCCAATGCCCTTTGAGCACACCACAGGCCATCTGCTTGCGCCGGATATAGGCATTGTTCACGTCTGTAATCTCAAGCTCACCACGACCGGAAGGTTTAAGCGTCTTAATAATTTTAAAAACACTTCTATCATAAAAATAAATTCCGATCACCGCATAGGGCGAGGGTGCCTTTTTAGGTTTTTCAATAATCTTCACAATCTTATCGCCTTTGAACTGCGGGACACCGTAGGCGGAAAGATTGTCCACTTCCTTAAGCAAAATCATACTGCCCCAAGCTTGCCGGGAATATTGCGTTACATAGGGCTTCAATGATCCCGAAACCACATTGTCTCCCAAAAAAACCATGATGGGATGGCCCTCGGAAAATTCCTCTGCCATGCCCAATGCCTCGGCAATACCCCCTTCGCCTCTTTGATAGGTATACTGAAGCCTTTTCACACCGAAACGACGGCCGTCACCCAGCAAGCGAAGAAAATCACCGGCATTATTGCCGCCGGTAACCAGCATGATCTCATCGATGCCCGCTTCGACCATTTTTTCGATGGGATGGAAAATCATTGGCCGGTCATAAACCGGCAAAAGATGCTTATTGGTAATATCTGTCAAAGGTTGAAGCCGCGTACCCAGTCCACCGGCCAAAATAACACCTTTTACTTTTTTCACAGCAGCTGCCCCCTTTTGCGGTCGGCAAAAAAATTATTTTGTGCCTACCCCGCGATAGGTAAATCCCATCTCCCGGACTTTTTCCGGATTGAAAATATTCCGCCCGTCAACGATCAACGGTGTCTTCATCAATGACTTCACGCGCTCCAAATCCATTTCCTTAAACTCATTCCACTCTGTAAACACGACAACGCAATGTGCCCCTTTTACCGCATCATAAGCACTCTCCGCCAGCTTGACCTCGGGGAGCAACTTCTTGGCAAGTGCCATCGCCGCCGGATCATAAGCACGAACGCGTGCTCCATTTTCCTGTAACAGTTGAATAACTTCCACGGCCACCGCCTCACGCAGATCATCCGTATTGGGTTTGAAAGCCAGACCCAGTGCAGCAATCTGCTTTCCTTCCAGCGGCCCCAACACCTCTTTGATGCGGGTCAGCATTGATTTCTTCTGAAAGTCATTGGCCGTAATCACCGCATTGAGAATTTTGAAATCATACCCTTCTTTTTTTGCCTTCTCGATCAACGCCAGGACATCCTTCGGAAAAC is a window encoding:
- a CDS encoding flippase-like domain-containing protein, translated to MNSEKLGKQGSSLGKYFKIAIGIVISLVFVGLALHNIDFGKLLNTFVNINLFWVALAGILIFVTYFLRVLIWRQLLHQYPTNMWNLFRIMTLGYFANNLLPLRLGEVVRIWLLGKKENLPAGISVATVVIERGVDLFSLLFYFVLMMFFIPFEGWLKLSGLILAGFGLVFALVLVLNHRFGGHLIEWIEKPLERLPGGVGVWIHKQFGKFLGGLKLLDSFPQLMRVLVLGLIIWLTWITVVYFCFLALGLNLSFLAAIFLIVVLNFGLMIPSSPGGLGVFEFMVILALKPFGVEKEVALGVGFTFHMLQYILTFIVGWIFAVQMNVSMLKVSRESTQREGMQ
- the rfbF gene encoding glucose-1-phosphate cytidylyltransferase is translated as MKTIILCGGTGTRLREETEYKPKPLVEIGGMPILWHIMKHYARYGMTDFALALGYKGSMIKEYFMNFDWMSNDFTLDLKAKQEKIIHFDHPPEDWRVTFADTGLKIPTGGRIKRMEKYIQEDTFLVTYGDGVSDVDIGALVSFHKHHGKIATLTGVHPSSPFGVLESEDGLVSSFKEKPFLAGLINGGFFVFDKRIFDYLEDDTVLEEAPLRQLAEEKQLAVYQHEGFWACMDTFKDVERLNTMWEKGNSPWKTWQG
- a CDS encoding O-antigen ligase family protein encodes the protein MEHIIFLGILCVAVLSYWYKPYLGLIVLVASLVFFREGWHPDMAGAWTLYRMDIFNLHLTELIVICFFSISLINKKILGKGKFYLPPFTGGIILFLVLVVFSAFRGYMGGATLKSAFGYGEWRSFFFAMLMILLVPNILTTRKRILRFLNWIYILAFLRACQGVLLYLMGKGPIHATLKSQVVFWDSAENMLFAVLSVLAVAEFFSRRPVLLQTWVKLIACLPMMFSVIFSLRRNAWVQFGISLVLVFFTFQLRQKIKFFIAMFLILAGMFFWVFSGLGGEKAESVRGRLASFVSTRTDTNYFHLYDMYDAFLAIKEKPLFGGGFGHGFRRVKTSRFGGQGINPNIVHNTYLHLWLKMGLLGLAAFLLFWFMLITYGYHGSRMIREVQDKVIVKCLVANIFGILAVIIWGTDMVANTRVPFLFYTLFGILPSMIIVHRKINSDSLQGSRK
- a CDS encoding GDP-mannose 4,6-dehydratase; the protein is MRILITGMEGFVGSHLAEYALAKKAEVHGTALPGAGLDNLQAAKAAKVHRADITDAKAVARLVAKVRPRWIFHLAGQSSPSHSRQAPDQTLQVNVLGNLHVLEAARRLDKHTRVLVVGSADEYGSINPPVMTIRETHPLNPETPYAVSKVCQDLMGRAYFKNYGLQVIRTRPFNHIGPRQARGFVAADFSYQIAMIEKGRQASMQVGNTEVIRDFSDVRDIVAGYWSLLESGKPGEVYNLGSGKGITVSRLLEILIALSSLKIKVNVQQSKIRNEKKRKVGSIAKVARETGWKPKMKLRKTLENTLDYWRGQVK
- a CDS encoding GDP-L-fucose synthase; the protein is MEYLNGKRVIVTGGAGFLGSHLLKELSNYNCEQIVVPKIEDFDLTKAEDIKRMYEQVKPHTVIHLAAVVGGIGANLENPGKYFYDNLMMGVQLMEMARQYQVEKFTAIGTICAYPKFTPVPFKEDDLWIGYPEETNAPYGLAKKMLLVQSQAYRQQYGFNSIFLLPVNLYGPRDNFDPKSSHVIPALIKKCVEAKEKGEKEIVVWGDGSPTREFLYAGDAARGIVLATQKYDGDQPVNLGSGREISIKDLVTLIARLTGFEGKIVWDKDKPNGQPRRCLDTSRAKALFDFESKTEFEQGLKETIAWYLKNR
- the rfbD gene encoding dTDP-4-dehydrorhamnose reductase, producing MKIVVMGAEGQVGTFLLRKLSARHEVIGTALQGMDGLQQVDICDLNAVEQHLKEVRPDYVILTAAMTHVDRCEELPEAAERINVKGTENVANVCKAMNAGMAYFSTDYVFDGVEGPYAEEDKPYPLSVYGKTKLQGEMIVRNTVANHLIIRPMFIFSYLPGSMNFFMQISQRLDKGEPITVPDDQLGNPIEAGNLAAALGELIERQCTGIYHLAGLSRVSKAAWARQIVSGLGQDPNCVRMVATSELGQRAPRPLNSGLKTEKAQQVLRENPLWNLGQALIYACTQRREMFE